In Opitutaceae bacterium, the sequence CAAGAATGCAGCCGTGGGGGCTGCCGTGGGGTTTGTGGTTGGCGAAGGCATCAACTACTTCAACAACAAAGCCCAGCGGGAAGCCTTCGTCGCTGGCTACGAGAAAGGGCAGTCCGACTCCGTGAAGCAGCAGTACTGGGTCGCCCGCGACAATCAGCGCCCGTCACAAGATGATGGATACGAAGAGGCCCTCTATGAAATTCCCGTTCCCCAGAGCGATGCCGACGGCGTTCGACGGGAACCCACCAAGCGAGTGATTCGCATCGTCGTACCCAAAGAGGAGGAAAAATCATGAAGTCTGTCACCATTCCCTTACTATGCCTCATCGGAGGATCTCCACTGATGGCGATTCCTGTCTTCGATGCTGCTGCGCTCAAGCAGAGCATCCTGAACTATGCTGCGCTGGGAAAACAGATCACGAATCAAGCGACCCAAATCACGAAGCAGGTTGAGCAGATTAAGCAGATGGAGACTGAGCTCAGCCGTATGGGAGACATGGCCAAGGTCAAAGACGTCAAGGGCTTCTCCACACTCAAGGGTGACCTCTCAAAAGAGTCGCTCGCAAAGACCTGGGAGGAGTCCCAGAAAGAGGTCGATGGCAAGGGGCTGTTCGAAGACACGCGCGGAGGTACCTACCGTCCCGTGTCAGAGACGTACACTGATTTCGAGGGTAACGAGATCGCTCGGGATGAGGCCCTCTATCTTGAAGCTCACGATGTCGCTCACTCGGTCGACGAGTTCAAAACGGTCCAAAGCGACGTGTACTCGCGGCGCGAGGACCTGCGCCGAGCCATCGCTGAAACGGCGGCGGCAGAGCAGGCCGCTACTACCGAGGCGGAACATCAAAAGCTCCAGGCCGTCCTCAATGCCCAGTATGGACAGTTAGCCGCGCTGAATGCAGAGGTCGAACTCAGCGCAGCGGAGGTACAAGTGAAGACGGCCGAGGCTGAGGCGATGGCCAAGGCACGCGCACAAGCGGACTCGGAAGTTCGTACGCATCTCTCCCAGCAGGAGGCAAACAAGGTCACGACGACCTTCAAGCCGCACTACGACTGCCTTCTCCAGTACGTGAAGGAAACGTCCCTCGCCAAGTAAAACACACGACTCACCATGGCCGGCCCCTCTGGCAGCATCCTACCTGAAAGCTACTTCGATGGGCTCTCCACCCTCTGGGGTGGTTGCGCCTACGTCGGTAGTGCGATTGTCACCGTGGGCCTTGTCTTTCGAACCGTGCAGAGCCGTCCGGACGTCGGTTCGTTTCTTTGGCTGCTGACGCGCGTCGCACTGATTGGCATCGCAACCGTTTTCCTCCGTCAATGGCTGCTCTCTTTGAACGACATCGTGCTGGCGTTCGGAAACATGATGGGCGTCGACCCAACTCAAGTGGACGAAAAGTTCATCAGCTTCATCGCGGGAAAGACGGACGCCGCGCCCAATTCCAGCGTTTGGGATGTCATCTGGGGTTCCCAATCTTTCGGTACGGCCGTTTGTTATGCTCTCTTGTGGCTCATCGGCTGGGTTGCCTGGGGGTTGCAGTACGTGGTGAAGTTGGTCGGAGACGTCCTGCT encodes:
- a CDS encoding type IV secretion system protein; the protein is MKSVTIPLLCLIGGSPLMAIPVFDAAALKQSILNYAALGKQITNQATQITKQVEQIKQMETELSRMGDMAKVKDVKGFSTLKGDLSKESLAKTWEESQKEVDGKGLFEDTRGGTYRPVSETYTDFEGNEIARDEALYLEAHDVAHSVDEFKTVQSDVYSRREDLRRAIAETAAAEQAATTEAEHQKLQAVLNAQYGQLAALNAEVELSAAEVQVKTAEAEAMAKARAQADSEVRTHLSQQEANKVTTTFKPHYDCLLQYVKETSLAK
- a CDS encoding YMGG-like glycine zipper-containing protein, translating into MRRFLDWISFFEPYIIGIIPALVVVMFLSGCATAGYEQSGKTRDLTTTAVTTTAGAYVGAKEGDGKAKNAAVGAAVGFVVGEGINYFNNKAQREAFVAGYEKGQSDSVKQQYWVARDNQRPSQDDGYEEALYEIPVPQSDADGVRREPTKRVIRIVVPKEEEKS